From one Brassica oleracea var. oleracea cultivar TO1000 unplaced genomic scaffold, BOL UnpScaffold00831, whole genome shotgun sequence genomic stretch:
- the LOC106320153 gene encoding ABC transporter G family member 11 → MEIEPSRQQTTVPASVGGGNFPVGGLSPLSEAIWREKTPTEFVGDVSARLTWQDLTVMVTMGDGETQNVLEGLTGYAEPGTLTALMGPSGSGKSTMLDALASRLAANAFLSGTVLLNGRKTKLSFGTAAYVTQDDNLIGTLTVRETIWYSARVRLPDKMLRSEKIALVERTIIEMGLQDCADTVIGNWHLRGISGGEKRRVSIALEILMRPRLLFLDEPTSGLDSASAFFVTQTLRALSRDGRTVIASIHQPSSEVFELFDRLYLLSSGKTVYFGQASEAYEFFAQAGFPCPALRNPSDHFLRCVNSDFDKVRATLKGSMKLRFEASDDPLEKITTTEAIRLLVDYYHTSDYYYNAKAKVEEISQYKGTILDSGGSQASFLLQTYTLTKRSFINMSRDFGYYWLRLLIYILVTVCIGTIYWNVGTSYSAILARGSCASFVFGFVTFMSIGGFPSFVEDMKVFQRERLNGHYGVAAFVIANTLAATPFLIIITFISGTICYFMVGLHPGFTHYLFFVLCLYASVTVVESLMMAIASIVPNFLMGIIIGAGIQGIFMLVSGFFRLPNDIPKLFWRYPMSYISFHFWALQGQYQNDLRGLMFDSQGSAFKIPGEYVLENVFQINVHRSKWINLSVILSMIIIYRIIFFIMIKTNEDVTPWVRGYIARRRMKQKNGTQNTTVAPDGLTQSPSLRNYIATRTNGAPRW, encoded by the exons ATGGAGATAGAACCAAGCAGACAACAAACCACCGTACCGGCCTCGGTCGGGGGAGGGAACTTTCCGGTTGGTGGGTTAAGTCCCTTGAGTGAAGCCATATGGAGAGAGAAAACACCAACGGAGTTCGTAGGAGATGTCTCCGCGAGGCTTACGTGGCAAGATCTGACGGTGATGGTGACTATGGGAGATGGTGAGACTCAGAACGTTCTTGAGGGTCTCACCGGTTACGCCGAACCGGGTACTCTAACGGCTCTCATGGGCCCTTCCGGCTCCGGAAAATCTACTATGCTCGACGCTCTTGCTAGCCGCCTCGCCGCTAACGCTTTTCTCTCCGGCACCGTTCTTCTTAACGGCCGCAAAACCAAACTCTCCTTTGGAACAGCT GCTTATGTGACGCAAGACGATAACTTAATCGGCACGTTAACCGTGAGAGAGACTATATGGTATTCAGCGAGAGTTCGTCTTCCTGACAAGATGTTACGGTCGGAGAAGATTGCCCTAGTGGAGAGGACAATAATAGAGATGGGTCTTCAGGACTGTGCTGATACTGTTATAGGAAACTGGCATTTGCGTGGGATTAGCGGTGGAGAGAAGAGACGAGTTAGTATTGCTCTTGAGATTCTCATGAGACCTCGTTTACTCTTTCTTGATGAGCCAACAAGTGGTCTTGATAG tgCTTCTGCTTTCTTTGTGACTCAGACATTGCGTGCACTATCACGAGATGGAAGGACCGTGATTGCATCGATCCATCAACCGAGTAGTGAGGTCTTTGAGTTGTTTGATCGATTGTATCTGCTTTCTAGTGGCAAAACTGTTTACTTTGGCCAAGCTTCTGAAGCTTATGAG TTCTTTGCACAAGCTGGGTTTCCATGTCCTGCTTTGAGGAACCCTTCTGATCATTTCCTGAGATGCGTAAACTCAGACTTTGACAAAGTTAGAGCCACTCTGAAAGGTTCTATGAAGCTTAGG TTTGAAGCAAGCGATGATCCGTTGGAGAAGATTACCACAACAGAAGCTATAAGACTCTTGGTGGACTATTACCACACTTCTGACTATTATTACAATGCAAAAGCTAAGGTTGAGGAGATATCACAATAT AAAGGGACTATTCTTGACTCTGGAGGCAGCCAGGCTAGTTTCCTACTCCAGACCTACACTCTAACCAAGCGGTCCTTCATCAACATGTCAAGGGACTTTGGATATTACTGGCTCAGACTTCTTATTTACATACTGGTCACAGTCTGCATTGGAACCATCTACTGGAACGTTGGGACTAGCTACAGCGCCATTCTG GCACGAGGATCATGTGCGTCTTTCGTCTTTGGCTTTGTAACATTCATGTCAATCGGTGGGTTTCCTTCTTTTGTTGAAGACATGAAG GTTTTCCAAAGAGAGAGACTAAACGGCCACTATGGAGTAGCTGCGTTTGTGATAGCCAACACACTAGCTGCAACACCGTTCTTGATCATCATAACTTTCATCTCCGGGACAATATGTTACTTCATGGTGGGGTTGCATCCAGGATTCACTCACTATCTCTTCTTTGTTCTCTGCCTCTACGCAAGTGTCACCGTTGTGGAGAGCTTGATGATGGCTATAGCTAGTATTGTTCCAAACTTCCTCATGGGTATCATCATCGGAGCTGGAATCCAG GGGATCTTCATGCTGGTTTCTGGATTCTTCAGGCTTCCAAATGACATCCCTAAACTTTTCTGGCGTTACCCTATGTCATACATTAGCTTCCACTTCTGGGCGCTACAA GGTCAATACCAGAATGATCTGAGAGGCTTGATGTTTGACAGCCAAGGGAGTGCTTTCAAGATTCCAGGTGAATACGTTCTTGAGAACGTCTTCCAGATCAACGTGCACCGATCAAAATGGATTAACCTCAGTGTGATTCTCAGCATGATCATCATCTACCGGATCATTTTCTTCATCATGATTAAGACCAACGAGGATGTAACTCCTTGGGTCAGAGGATACATAGCACGGAGAAGGATGAAGCAGAAGAATGGAACTCAGAACACCACTGTTGCACCAGATGGTCTTACTCAGTCTCCTTCTCTGAGAAACTATATTGCTACACGTACCAATGGAGCTCCCAGATGGTAA